From Vanrija pseudolonga chromosome 1, complete sequence, a single genomic window includes:
- the SPAC2F7.07c gene encoding putative protein — protein sequence MDGGGESSATATPAPAPAAAAAPLSNEGVRPPNSGVILRIPASAGLHHASSTREGSSRADSPSSVPGSGGKRKRRAADPPPPPSTRPRRSLRGSSPVLPVTPGGGGTTSRDGSTAPSSRATPAAESMAATPAPTGHALSIFADRTDKDVAGDLQTIVGPSAGRTLRERVERETRADSESRARPTRGGETHVRSGVSASGRGRRIGGSARITATGGSNGATRKKGKGKAESDIVNQDFCSVCKGIGRFLCCDGCPRSFHFMCLDPPLRIDELPSEETWYCNKCRAEKNPEKFADIPAKFKEKPVTSLFRMLVNKVEKDNPQQFRLPQEIRSFFTGVGTGNFGEYVDAEGARTKYDRKGFIEDRDPIRLRDAKQRPITCYKCGGSSIPLHSLASDPEASWRQIVSCDYCALHWHLDCLTPPLASMPNSMRKWMCPNHAEQVMARRRTVKNGLEDVDVDEGGQRNNGNITIVENEEPRQAIPTEDMVINNKRYRVPEKIIQLDFWSKLKEERAAAVKRAKASVDNASKEDLDAAGLILSLFHGGPVAAPAPAPKANGGGDHERAAVAADHARVPNGMPGTPGSDAPRKIMLRVSRPE from the exons atggacggcggcggcgagtcatcggcgacggccacgccagcgcctgcgccagcggcggctgcggcaccACTGTCCAACGAGGGCGTGCGCCCGCCAAACAGCGGCGTCATACTTCGTATCCCTGCCTCTGCAGGCCTTCACCACGCTTCTTCCACACGTGAGGGAAGCAGCCGTGCAGACTCGCCGTCATCAGTACCCGGATCTGggggcaagcgcaagcgtcGCGCTGCCGA cccgccacctccgccatccactcgtcctcgccgcagcttgcgcggctcgtcgcccgtgCTGCCCGTCACgcccggtggcggcggcactaCGTCGCGGGACGGGTCtactgcgccgtcgtctcgcgCTACGCCTGCGGCCGAAAGTATGGCCGCCacacccgcgccgacgggccaTGCGCTGAGCATCTTTGCCGACCGCACCGACAAGGACGTGGCAGGCGACCTGCAGACGATCGTCGGGCCCAGCGCTGGGCGCACGCTCcgtgagcgtgtcgagcgtgaGACACGTGCCGACTCAGAGTCCCGTGCTCGCCCGACACGCGGCGGCGAAACGCATGTGCGctcgggcgtgtcggcgtccGGGCGCGGCCGTAGGAttggcggctcggcgcgcatcACCGCCACGGGGGGGAGTAACGGCGCGACACGCAAAAAAGGCAAGGGGAAGGCAGAGTCTGACATTGTCAACCAAGACTTTTGTTCTGTTTGCAAGGGTATCGGTCGCTTCCTCTGCTGCGACGGTTGCCCGCGGTCATTCCACTTCATGTGCCTCGACCCGCCTCTCCgcatcgacgagctgccATCCGAGGAGACGTGGTACTGCAACAAGTGCCGTGCTGAGAAG AACCCAGAAAAGTTTGCGGATATCCCTGCAAAGTTCAAGGAGAAGCCCGTGACGTCGCTGTTTAGAATGCTCGTCAACAAGGTCGAGAAGGACAACCCACAGCAGTTCAGGCTGCCCCAGGAGATCCGCTCGTTCTTCACTGGTGTTGGCACGGGCAACTTTGGCGAGTATGTCGATGCCGAGGGTGCGAGGACAAAGTACGA CCGCAAGGGCTTTATCGAAGACCGCGACCCCATCCGCCTTCGCGACGCCAAGCAGCGTCCCATCACCTGCTACAAGTGCGGCGGCTCGTCCATCCCGCTTCACTCTCTCGCGTCCGACCCCGAAGCGTCGTGGCGCCAGATTGTGTCGTGCGACTACTGCGCGCTGCACTGGCACCTCGACTGCCTGACGCCTCCGCTGGCGTCGATGCCCAACTCGATGCGCAAGTGGATGTGCCCCAaccacgccgagcaggtcaTGGCGCGTAGGCGTACGGTCAAGAACGGGCTTGAGgacgtcgatgtcgacgagggaGGCCAGCGCAACAATGGCAACATTACCATTGTGGAGAACGAGGAGCCGCGCCAGGCTATCCCGACCGAGGACATGGTCATCAACAACAAGCGCTACCGCGTCCCCGAGAAGATTATCCAGCTCGACTTTTGgtccaagctcaaggaggagcgcgcggcggccgtcaagCGCGCCAAGGCGTCGGTCGACAATGCGTCCAAGGAGGATTTGGACGCCGCGGGGTTGATTCTCAGCCTGTTCCATGGTGGGCCCGTTGCCGcgcctgcccccgcccccaaggcgaacggcggtggcgaccaCGAGCGggctgccgttgccgcggACCACGCACGCGTGCCGAATGGTATGCCTGGAACGCCTGGCTCGGATGCCCCGCGCAAGATTATGCTGAGAGTTTCTCGTCCAGAGTGA
- the SPAC4G9.20c gene encoding putative mitochondrial carrierc has product MGLSQTQKDLVGGSVGGVAQVLVGQPFDIVKVRVQTAAPGTFSSPLDCATKLLKNEGLLGFYKGTLTPLLGIGACVSIQFGALEWAKRQFAARAGARPLSLAELYASGAIAGVANTAVAGPVEHIRIRLQTQPADVKLYNGPLDCARKLWAHGGPRGLFKGQVATMWRDGVGYGCYFLAYEYLVQRYTRNNNISREQISPLVSLGFGASAGFALWFSIYPIDVVKSKLQTDALEPSKRKYTGMLDCFAKTWRAQGVKGFLGGLEPTLVRSPFANGATFVAFELAMRAMGSEEKVDAPPDLIV; this is encoded by the exons ATGGGCCTCTCGCAGACGCAAAAGGACCTCGTGGGCgggtcggtcggcggcgtcgcgcaggtGCTGGTGGGCCAG CCCTtcgacattgtcaaggtCCGCGTACagaccgccgcgccgggcacgttttcctcgccgctcgactGCGCGACCAAGCTGCTCAAGAACGAGGGGCTGCTGGGGTTCTACAAG GGAACGCTCACCCcgctcctcggcatcg gcGCATGCGTCTCGATCCAGTTCGGCGCGCTAGAGTGGGCCAAGCGCCAgttcgccgcgcgcgccggcgcgcgccccctctccctcgcgGAGCTCTATGCGTCCGGCGCGATCGCGGGCGTGGCGAACACGGCTGTGGCCGGGCCAGTGGAGCACATCCGTATCCGCCTGCAGACGCAGCCTGCCGACGTCAAGCTGTACAACGGGCCGCTTGAttgcgcgcgcaagctctGGGCGCATGGTGGGCCCCGCGGGCTGTTCAAGGGCCAGGTGGCTACCATGTGGCGTGATGGTGTGGGATATGG GTGCTACTTCCTCGCGTACGAGTACCTCGTCCAACGCTACAcgcgcaacaacaacatttCCCGCGAACAGATCTCGCCGCTCGTGTCGCTCGGGTTCGGCGCGTCAGCCGGCTTCGCCCTCTGGTTCTCCATCTACCccatcgacgtcgtcaagTCCAAGCTGCAGacggacgcgctcgagcccTCGAAGCGCAAGTACACGGGCATGCTCGACTGCTTTGCCAAGACGtggcgcgcgcagggcgtcAAGGGCTTCCTCGGCGGGCTGGAGCCCACGCTCGTGCGTAGTCCGTTTGCGAACGGCGCTACGTTTGTCGCGTTCGAGCTGGCTATGCGCGCTATGGGAagcgaggagaaggtcgacgcgccgcccgacctTATTGTGTAG